In Cardinium endosymbiont of Dermatophagoides farinae, the sequence GGTAACAGGCAGCCCGGTAACATTTTGATAAATAGGACAAATCCCTTTAGAAAAGGGAATAGATGCGAACACCGCTGCAACACTTTCCTGCGCATCTGCCATCAGCGGAGAATGAAAGCCTCCTTCTACTTGTAACGGTATTACTTTGCGCGCGCCCGCTTCCATTAAAGCTTCTGTAGCCAACGCTACACCTGCTTGGCTGCCAGAGATAACCAATTGCCCTGGATAATTGTAATTAGCTGGTACGACTACCTCTTGCGTAATCTTTGCGCAAATCGCTTCCACCACCTCATCGCTTAAACCAAGTACAGCAGCCATTGTACCAGGACAAAGCTGACAAGCTTTTTGCATCGCTTTAGAGCGGACCGCTACCAAACGTAGCCCATCTTCAAATGAGAGCACCCTGCTGGCCACTAGGGCCGATATTTCGCCCAAAGAATGGCCCGCTACAGCTGCTGGATCAAAGGAATCACTCAAAAAAGCAGTAGCCACTGCATGCAAAAAAATAGCAGGCTGTGCCACCGTAGTCTCTTTTAAAGCTTCCTGCCCACCCTCTAACATCATGTAGGTCAAATCCATGCCTAAGATCCGATCAGCCGTTGCAAACATTTGATGCGCTCTGCTGCTGTGGTGATAGAGCGACTGGCCCATCCCTACATATTGGCTCCCTTGACCAGGAAATAAATAGCCCTTCATCCAATTTAAATTTTATGGTATGCCTATACAAGACCTTCTGCAAAACCTATTTCTAATGGCAATTTTGGTGTCGAAGCTTGTCTATGCTCCTCAAATACATCTAGTATTCTGCGGTGCTCGACTGCACTTCTCCTAAAAACTGCTGATCACAAATAGGTTTTGCAGAAGGTCTACAGACGCTTTCTAGCGTTGCAAAAGTATGGATTGGTTACATATTGTGTCCACACTATTCAAAAGTAAGAAAAAAAGACACTTGTAAAAAAGTTACGATGAAAAGTGCTTTATACTCGAATGTATCTTTTCTAATAAGTAGGATCTGATTTAATCACAGACGTTTAGCGTGATATTTATTTTTTTCCCTTATACTTGCGTTGGAAATAAATGGTTGGGGAGGTCTCCGTTCCATCACCCTTAGCTTAAGGCAAATAGCATCATCTAATATAATTAACCATTCAATACTGTTGTTCATAACTATGAAAAAACATAAATACTATGGAATATCTCTATGCGCTGGTTTATTAGGCTTCCATACCTTGACTTCCTGTGTAAATACAAGGAAAGAACTAGGCTGGTGGCCTTTGCCTTCTAACAAGACGCTAACAGCAGCAGCACTAGGATATCTGGCGATTAGTAGTCGTATTATGCCTAATCTGAATAATAATGATAATCCAATCATGTTCATAGATGGCAAATCCATGAAGTCCCTTGAGAAGAATGGGTATTCGCTAAGAAGTATGGAAGACGTGGTTAATCAAGGGCTAAACATAAATGCACAAAATGAGAATGGAAACACAATCCCACTTCTTTTACTAAAAAAAGTTATAGAAGAAGGTAAGAGTAGGGGGTTCCTTACTAGTGATAATAAGATGCAGATCAACGTGGTTCAATATTTCCTAAACCATGGAGCTGACCTGTATATAGAAAATGATCAAGGTGAAAATGTGATATCCCTTATAAACGAACTTACAAGCAAATTTTCTAATCTTGAGAAGTTTTTTGAAGACTCATTACAAAAAGCTAAGGTAAAGAATCCTTATGGGAAGTTTTTTGAACGCCTATCACCAAAAGCCAGGAAAAATAATGCGAAGTACAATACGCCAAAATAATAAGAAGAAACGTTCAAGAAACGTTCGATAAAAAATCCCTAATCAGCGGAAGTAAAAAGCAGTTTAGTGGAAACTACTATAAGGTGGTTTCTGTTTTTTCAGCTGTAAGCTGCGTTTTCAGCAACTTATATCCTTAGCCATTGATTTTTATTGCTTTTGATCAAGTAAAAATACACACCTCCTTTTGATCAAGCAAAAAAGTAAAATAACCATTCCTTGTTCCAGAAATTTATTATATTGCTATCGGTATTGCAACAGTAGTCTATTTTGTAAACTTTTTAATTCAGCTGTATTCAAAACCTTTTGAGTTATGTCTACCAATTTGACAGATAATAAATTTGGGTTGCCTAAACCAGACTTTCAGGCGCTGCCTAAAAAAAAAGGGCTATCGCCTATCCTGGTTATTATAGGTATAGTGCTGATGCTGATCGCAGCAAAAATGAGCTATAATTTCTATTTTAAAGCAGCAAAAAATAGCAGATCTTCTGCTGAAACAGT encodes:
- the fabD gene encoding ACP S-malonyltransferase, translated to MKGYLFPGQGSQYVGMGQSLYHHSSRAHQMFATADRILGMDLTYMMLEGGQEALKETTVAQPAIFLHAVATAFLSDSFDPAAVAGHSLGEISALVASRVLSFEDGLRLVAVRSKAMQKACQLCPGTMAAVLGLSDEVVEAICAKITQEVVVPANYNYPGQLVISGSQAGVALATEALMEAGARKVIPLQVEGGFHSPLMADAQESVAAVFASIPFSKGICPIYQNVTGLPVTDPETIKANLLQQLVAPIYWTKTIHHMVEDGITACIECGPGKVLQGLVRKIAPSLSVEPLSVLGETQSSAY
- a CDS encoding RNA polymerase sigma factor region1.1 domain-containing protein — translated: MKKHKYYGISLCAGLLGFHTLTSCVNTRKELGWWPLPSNKTLTAAALGYLAISSRIMPNLNNNDNPIMFIDGKSMKSLEKNGYSLRSMEDVVNQGLNINAQNENGNTIPLLLLKKVIEEGKSRGFLTSDNKMQINVVQYFLNHGADLYIENDQGENVISLINELTSKFSNLEKFFEDSLQKAKVKNPYGKFFERLSPKARKNNAKYNTPK